One region of Mucilaginibacter sp. 14171R-50 genomic DNA includes:
- a CDS encoding acetyl-CoA carboxylase carboxyltransferase subunit alpha has translation MKITFDFEKPLAELQGQIEKVKQVEEKNKLDMSATIAELEAKMETAKKEIYANLTGWQKVQISRHPERPYTLQYLELMCDDFIEMHGDRTVGDDKAIIGGFGTLNGQTVMFIGHQKGRNTKERQYRNFGMANPEGYRKALRLMKMAEKFGKPVVTLIDTPGAFPGLEAEERGQGEAIARNLLEMAVLKVPVICVVIGEGASGGALGIGIGDRVLMLDNSWYSVISPENCSTILFKTWEQKERAAEMLKLTSTEMLKNKLIDGVIKEPLGGAHQDPVAMAAILKKQLLKDLKTLGERNIDELVAERIEKFCSMGVVEEN, from the coding sequence ATGAAGATTACATTTGATTTTGAAAAACCACTGGCCGAGTTACAGGGGCAGATAGAAAAGGTAAAGCAGGTAGAAGAGAAGAACAAGCTCGATATGTCTGCCACCATTGCCGAACTGGAAGCCAAGATGGAAACCGCCAAGAAAGAGATATATGCCAACCTGACCGGCTGGCAAAAAGTGCAGATATCGCGCCATCCTGAGCGTCCGTATACACTGCAATATCTGGAACTAATGTGCGACGACTTTATTGAAATGCACGGCGACCGTACCGTAGGCGATGATAAAGCCATAATCGGCGGTTTTGGTACCCTTAACGGGCAAACCGTTATGTTTATTGGTCACCAAAAGGGGCGTAACACCAAGGAACGCCAGTACCGCAATTTTGGTATGGCTAACCCCGAAGGTTACCGCAAGGCGCTAAGACTGATGAAAATGGCCGAGAAGTTTGGCAAGCCGGTTGTTACCCTGATCGATACCCCTGGTGCATTCCCGGGCCTTGAGGCTGAAGAGCGTGGACAGGGCGAAGCTATCGCCCGCAACCTGTTGGAAATGGCTGTACTTAAAGTGCCTGTTATCTGCGTGGTGATAGGGGAAGGTGCATCGGGTGGGGCTTTGGGTATAGGTATCGGCGACAGGGTGCTGATGCTTGATAACTCGTGGTATTCAGTTATCTCGCCCGAAAATTGTTCAACCATCCTGTTCAAAACCTGGGAGCAAAAAGAGCGTGCAGCGGAGATGCTGAAGCTAACATCGACAGAGATGCTGAAGAACAAGTTGATTGACGGCGTGATAAAAGAACCTCTTGGCGGCGCCCACCAGGACCCGGTTGCCATGGCTGCCATTTTAAAGAAACAATTGCTTAAAGATCTTAAAACTTTAGGCGAACGTAATATTGACGAACTGGTTGCCGAACGTATAGAAAAGTTTTGCAGCATGGGGGTTGTTGAAGAAAATTAA
- a CDS encoding PAS domain-containing protein has protein sequence MSDEFKDNLLKAAMDPGRLYHQAPCGYVTFTANGTIIRINHTLLNWLGYTAEEVTGKMKFSELLSKGGQVHYEMFFRPMLNLSGSVKELSYELLTRTGEIVHVLLGAVSVKDDDGQLLAVDCILTDNTDRKRYEQELLLARKQAEKERERLSQFFMQMPAGICVLDGPEFVFEFINPLYQQLFPGRHLLGRPLLDALPELKGQEISGILQDVYQTGRMFEGKELLVPLRRTPDSPIEDRYFNFIYQPRTNDHDIIDGVMVFVIEVTDMVYAREQVQQSERSLRTLIMTAHYALMILQGPDFVVEIANQQLAALWNKSLPEITGRKLLDILPELSDQPFPELLRNVMRTGKPYGQQEEALRLTIDNQEQLKYVSFYYDPITGEDGVVTGVIVAAEDITSQVSARKALEVSYGEQQSLNEELAAMNEELGTTNEELNLTQLNLREMIANFEESESRLRSVVESAPFPIGVYIGADMKILLANQNIIDVWGKGNDVIGRSYKEILPELENQEIFSQLDTVFKTGEPFHARNQRVDILVDGEQQIYYFNYSFTPLFDAAGNVYGVMNTAADVTDLNVAKHAVERNEKNLNEMILQAPVAMCILVGPEHVIKVANRLMVELWGKRIENVLNRPVFEALPDARNQGLEEVMAAVYNTGVAFTTSEMPVTLLRNGKEDVVYQNFVYEPFKNSEGFIIGIIAITIDVTEQVVARQRIEESEKELLTTKNRLEEELEAGKKVQRQKDGFIGMASHELKTPLTSLNAIIQVANAKLRHSPDPFLKGAMEKANLQVKRMTDLINGFLNISRLESGKMIVEKQRFNFDNLIREMIDEVQLTTNAHAIKLAACNEIEIVADRNKIGSVLSNLLSNAVKYSPKHTDIDVSCTLKGEYVMVSVKDKGMGMRLDDLEKIFDRYYRVDSADTQHIAGFGIGLYVSAEIVKQHNGRIWAESELGHGSTFYFELPL, from the coding sequence ATGAGCGACGAATTTAAAGACAACCTTCTTAAAGCAGCGATGGACCCGGGGCGTCTATACCATCAGGCACCCTGCGGTTATGTTACCTTTACGGCGAATGGTACGATCATCAGGATCAATCACACCCTTTTAAATTGGCTGGGCTACACTGCCGAAGAAGTAACCGGCAAAATGAAGTTTAGCGAACTGCTTTCAAAAGGCGGGCAGGTACATTACGAAATGTTTTTCCGGCCGATGCTAAACTTAAGCGGCAGCGTTAAAGAACTAAGCTACGAATTGCTAACCCGGACCGGAGAAATAGTGCATGTGCTTTTGGGGGCAGTATCGGTTAAAGATGATGACGGACAATTATTGGCGGTTGATTGTATCTTAACTGATAACACCGACCGTAAACGCTATGAGCAGGAGCTATTGCTGGCACGTAAACAGGCTGAAAAAGAAAGGGAGCGCCTATCACAGTTTTTTATGCAAATGCCCGCGGGTATATGTGTGCTGGATGGCCCTGAGTTTGTATTTGAATTTATAAACCCGCTTTACCAGCAGCTATTTCCCGGCCGCCACTTATTAGGCAGGCCCCTGCTGGATGCATTACCGGAATTAAAGGGGCAGGAGATATCGGGCATTCTGCAGGATGTGTACCAAACAGGGCGCATGTTTGAAGGCAAAGAATTGCTGGTTCCGCTGCGCCGCACGCCCGATAGCCCCATAGAAGACCGCTATTTTAATTTTATATATCAGCCACGCACCAATGACCACGACATCATCGATGGGGTGATGGTATTTGTTATAGAAGTTACAGACATGGTATACGCCCGCGAGCAGGTGCAGCAAAGCGAGCGCAGCCTCCGTACGCTTATCATGACCGCCCATTACGCCCTGATGATCCTTCAGGGGCCCGATTTCGTTGTTGAGATCGCCAATCAGCAATTAGCGGCCTTATGGAACAAATCGTTACCTGAGATCACGGGCCGTAAATTATTGGATATACTTCCCGAACTAAGCGACCAGCCGTTCCCCGAACTGCTGCGCAATGTAATGCGTACAGGTAAGCCTTACGGGCAACAGGAGGAAGCGCTTCGTTTAACCATAGATAACCAGGAGCAGCTGAAATACGTAAGCTTTTACTACGACCCGATAACCGGTGAAGATGGCGTGGTTACCGGAGTAATAGTGGCAGCTGAAGACATTACCAGCCAGGTGAGTGCACGTAAGGCACTTGAGGTAAGCTACGGCGAGCAACAATCGCTTAACGAAGAACTGGCTGCCATGAACGAAGAACTGGGCACAACAAACGAAGAGCTGAATTTAACGCAACTAAACCTGCGCGAAATGATAGCGAACTTCGAAGAAAGCGAAAGCCGGCTTCGCAGTGTGGTAGAAAGCGCTCCGTTCCCGATAGGTGTTTACATCGGGGCCGACATGAAGATACTACTTGCCAATCAAAACATCATCGATGTATGGGGAAAGGGCAACGATGTGATTGGAAGATCATATAAAGAGATACTTCCGGAACTTGAAAACCAGGAAATATTTTCGCAGCTCGATACAGTATTTAAAACCGGTGAGCCTTTCCATGCCCGCAACCAGCGGGTGGATATACTTGTTGATGGCGAACAACAAATTTACTATTTCAACTACAGCTTTACACCGCTGTTTGATGCCGCCGGCAATGTGTACGGCGTAATGAACACCGCCGCTGATGTAACCGACCTGAACGTTGCCAAACATGCGGTAGAACGCAACGAGAAGAACCTTAACGAGATGATATTGCAGGCACCGGTTGCCATGTGTATACTTGTAGGGCCCGAGCATGTAATTAAAGTGGCCAACAGGCTGATGGTAGAACTGTGGGGCAAGCGTATTGAAAATGTTTTGAACCGCCCCGTGTTTGAAGCCCTGCCCGACGCGCGCAACCAGGGGCTTGAGGAAGTGATGGCGGCGGTATACAATACCGGTGTGGCTTTTACCACCAGCGAAATGCCGGTTACATTGTTGCGCAACGGAAAAGAAGATGTGGTGTATCAAAATTTTGTATATGAACCGTTCAAAAACTCAGAGGGCTTCATTATCGGCATTATCGCCATCACTATTGATGTAACCGAGCAGGTAGTTGCCCGCCAGCGTATAGAAGAGAGCGAAAAAGAACTGCTCACCACGAAGAACAGGCTCGAAGAGGAACTGGAAGCCGGTAAAAAAGTGCAGCGCCAGAAGGATGGCTTTATCGGCATGGCCAGCCACGAACTAAAAACCCCATTAACATCGTTAAACGCCATTATCCAGGTGGCTAACGCCAAGCTCAGGCACTCGCCAGACCCATTCCTGAAGGGCGCCATGGAAAAAGCCAATCTGCAGGTAAAGCGAATGACCGACCTGATCAACGGCTTTCTTAATATCTCGCGCCTGGAGTCGGGGAAAATGATCGTTGAAAAACAACGGTTTAATTTCGACAACCTGATCAGGGAAATGATAGATGAAGTGCAATTAACAACCAATGCCCACGCCATAAAACTGGCAGCATGCAATGAGATTGAAATAGTTGCAGATCGCAACAAGATCGGCTCAGTTCTGTCAAATCTGCTCAGCAATGCTGTAAAATATTCCCCTAAGCATACAGATATCGATGTATCCTGTACCCTTAAGGGCGAATATGTTATGGTTAGCGTTAAAGATAAAGGCATGGGCATGCGGTTAGATGACCTCGAAAAAATATTCGATCGCTATTACCGGGTGGATTCGGCCGATACGCAGCATATAGCCGGCTTTGGTATAGGGCTGTATGTAAGTGCAGAAATTGTTAAGCAGCACAACGGCAGGATTTGGGCCGAAAGCGAGCTGGGCCACGGCAGCACCTTTTATTTCGAATTACCTTTATAA
- a CDS encoding alpha/beta fold hydrolase: MSSILKRNNVNIIGNGQQVMLFAHGFGCDQRSWQFVVDAFSDDYRVVLFDYVGSGQSDLSQYSSAKYGSLDGYAQDVLDVCEALSLQDVIFVGHSVSSMIGLLAAVQQPAYFKKLIFIGPSPRYLNDQDYTGGFERSDMESLFDFMESNYLGWSSTMAPAIMGNADRPELGAFLTSSFCATDPEVAREFARVTFFSDNRDDLTKLGVKSLTLQCSDDIIAPVAVGEFVKTHTPGNEFVMLNATGHCPHISEPQETIKAIKAFI, translated from the coding sequence ATGAGTTCTATTCTTAAACGCAACAATGTTAATATTATCGGGAACGGCCAGCAAGTTATGCTGTTTGCACACGGTTTTGGCTGCGATCAGCGGTCATGGCAATTTGTTGTAGATGCCTTTTCAGACGACTACCGGGTAGTGCTTTTCGACTATGTTGGTTCCGGGCAATCCGACCTAAGTCAGTACAGCTCCGCAAAATACGGCAGCCTTGACGGGTACGCACAAGATGTGCTTGACGTTTGCGAGGCCCTTTCTTTACAGGACGTTATCTTCGTAGGGCATTCGGTCAGCTCTATGATCGGCTTACTGGCAGCCGTGCAACAACCTGCTTATTTTAAAAAACTCATTTTTATAGGGCCATCGCCCCGGTACCTTAACGACCAGGATTACACGGGCGGTTTTGAACGTTCGGACATGGAGAGCCTGTTCGATTTTATGGAGAGTAATTACCTCGGGTGGTCAAGCACTATGGCGCCGGCCATTATGGGCAACGCCGACCGCCCGGAGTTGGGTGCTTTTTTAACCAGTAGTTTTTGCGCTACCGATCCGGAGGTTGCCCGGGAATTTGCACGGGTAACATTTTTTTCTGATAACCGGGACGACCTGACCAAACTGGGCGTTAAAAGCCTCACCCTGCAGTGCAGCGATGATATCATTGCGCCTGTGGCTGTTGGCGAATTTGTGAAAACCCACACACCCGGCAACGAGTTTGTTATGCTAAACGCAACAGGTCATTGCCCTCATATCAGCGAACCACAGGAGACAATCAAAGCTATTAAAGCTTTTATATAG
- a CDS encoding family 43 glycosylhydrolase, which translates to MKLRVLSILILAFAINASAQTKRLTYCNPLNLDYGYTPFENFAAWGKHRATADPTMTLFKGNYYLFSTNQFGYWWSSDMLNWKFVSRKFVRPYNEVKGDELCAPGTLVLGDTLLVIGSTYNKDFTLWMSTDPRTDTWKAAKDYFKVGAWDPGLFADDDGRVYIYHGSSNTLPMYGQEIDRKTFEPIGPKKEMIKLDWEKHGWERFGENNDNVFLTGFMEGGWMNKHNGKYYLQYAAPGTEGRGYGDGVYVGDKPLGPFTYQKHNPFSYKPGGFAKGAGHGATWADKYGNYWHISTMVVDVKNNFERRIGFWPAGFDNDGVLYANTAYGDYPHYLASGKEDHLKSNFTGWMLLNYSKPVQVSSTLGAYVPNLAVDEDIKTYWSAKTASKGEWLQTDLGEVSTVRAIQINYADQDATFIGKSLGVFHQYIISSSIDGKTWRTLVDKSRNKTDVPHDYIELKTPARARYLKITNLHMPTGKFALSGFRVFGKGAGTPPDTVKNFIVLRGKAESRNSWLRWQQTDGAVGYTIYTGTEPDKLYNNIMVYNVNEYYFNGMEKDTPYYFEIEAFNENGISKRTKVMKVE; encoded by the coding sequence ATGAAATTACGCGTCTTATCCATACTTATATTAGCGTTTGCCATTAACGCATCGGCACAAACCAAACGCTTAACCTATTGTAACCCGTTGAATCTCGACTACGGCTACACGCCATTTGAAAATTTTGCTGCATGGGGTAAGCACCGCGCCACTGCCGACCCAACCATGACCCTCTTTAAAGGCAATTACTACCTGTTCAGCACCAACCAGTTTGGCTATTGGTGGAGCAGCGATATGCTGAATTGGAAGTTTGTTTCGCGCAAGTTTGTAAGGCCGTACAACGAGGTAAAGGGCGATGAGCTTTGCGCCCCCGGCACCTTGGTTTTGGGCGATACCCTGCTGGTTATCGGTTCTACTTACAACAAGGATTTTACACTGTGGATGAGCACCGACCCCCGCACCGATACCTGGAAAGCAGCTAAGGATTACTTTAAGGTGGGCGCATGGGACCCCGGTTTGTTTGCAGATGATGACGGCCGGGTATATATCTATCATGGCAGCAGTAATACCCTTCCGATGTACGGGCAGGAGATAGACCGCAAAACATTTGAACCCATCGGCCCAAAAAAGGAGATGATCAAACTCGACTGGGAGAAACACGGCTGGGAGCGCTTTGGCGAGAACAATGATAACGTGTTCCTGACCGGCTTTATGGAAGGCGGCTGGATGAACAAGCATAACGGCAAATACTATCTGCAGTATGCCGCGCCGGGTACCGAAGGCAGGGGTTACGGGGATGGCGTGTATGTGGGCGATAAACCGCTTGGTCCGTTCACTTATCAAAAGCATAACCCTTTCAGCTATAAGCCAGGCGGCTTTGCAAAAGGTGCCGGGCATGGCGCCACCTGGGCCGATAAATATGGCAATTACTGGCACATCAGTACTATGGTTGTTGATGTAAAGAACAACTTTGAGCGCCGTATTGGCTTTTGGCCGGCCGGTTTTGATAACGATGGTGTACTGTATGCCAATACCGCCTATGGCGATTATCCACATTATTTGGCATCCGGGAAAGAAGATCACCTCAAAAGCAATTTTACCGGCTGGATGCTGCTGAATTATAGCAAACCGGTGCAGGTATCATCAACCCTGGGGGCTTATGTGCCAAACCTGGCGGTAGATGAGGATATCAAAACTTACTGGAGCGCAAAAACCGCCAGCAAAGGCGAATGGCTGCAAACTGATCTGGGCGAGGTAAGCACCGTGCGGGCGATACAAATCAACTATGCCGACCAGGATGCCACCTTTATAGGCAAATCGCTGGGCGTATTTCACCAATATATCATCAGTTCATCCATTGATGGTAAAACCTGGCGAACGCTGGTAGATAAAAGCAGGAACAAAACCGATGTTCCGCACGATTATATTGAGTTGAAAACCCCGGCCAGGGCCCGTTATTTAAAGATAACCAACCTGCACATGCCTACCGGAAAGTTCGCGCTGTCGGGTTTCAGGGTGTTTGGCAAAGGCGCGGGTACACCGCCCGATACCGTTAAAAACTTTATTGTGCTGCGCGGCAAGGCCGAAAGCCGTAACTCGTGGCTGCGCTGGCAGCAAACAGACGGCGCTGTTGGCTACACCATTTATACAGGCACAGAACCGGATAAATTGTATAATAACATTATGGTTTATAACGTAAACGAGTACTATTTTAATGGTATGGAAAAGGATACGCCTTACTATTTCGAGATTGAAGCCTTTAACGAGAACGGGATAAGTAAGCGGACGAAGGTAATGAAGGTGGAGTAG
- a CDS encoding cupin domain-containing protein — translation METQNLTVVDINEETAIEAAYKNIPVAAVNSHVIRLSVMTEPYFWHFHPESDESFLVLEGSVFIDLEDRTIELLPNQLFTIPKNVIHRTRPNGKRSVNLTFESQNITTVKVEI, via the coding sequence ATGGAAACTCAGAATCTAACGGTAGTTGATATAAATGAAGAAACTGCAATTGAGGCAGCATACAAGAATATACCGGTTGCTGCTGTGAATAGCCACGTAATAAGGCTAAGCGTGATGACGGAACCCTACTTCTGGCACTTTCACCCCGAATCTGACGAAAGCTTTTTGGTGTTGGAAGGCTCGGTATTTATCGACCTGGAAGACAGGACTATTGAGTTACTCCCCAACCAGTTATTTACCATCCCTAAAAATGTTATCCACCGTACCAGGCCAAATGGCAAACGGTCTGTTAACCTCACCTTCGAAAGCCAAAACATTACTACAGTTAAGGTTGAAATATAA